One segment of Candidatus Manganitrophus noduliformans DNA contains the following:
- a CDS encoding mechanosensitive ion channel family protein, producing MSEAVMKGLAETMETFTRMVAAFVPKLLVMIIIILVGWVITIFLRALARRILLLVRFDHLSEGAGFTSLLRRANLPPPSEVVSRLIFWLVWIGFILLGVSALGFPVLEAQIARFFAYLPQLFIGLLLFVIGLVVANFASRAVLLSLVNANVPSARLLSVLTRLFVILLAAAMALEQMAVATGVVVTAFSIAFGAVMLALAIAFGLGGRDLARRILEEQFTGEPVEKEDEISPL from the coding sequence ATGTCGGAAGCGGTGATGAAAGGGCTGGCGGAAACCATGGAGACCTTCACCCGAATGGTCGCAGCATTCGTGCCGAAGCTCCTGGTGATGATCATCATCATCCTCGTCGGGTGGGTGATTACCATTTTTCTGAGGGCGCTGGCGCGCCGGATATTGCTCCTGGTCCGGTTCGATCATCTGAGCGAGGGGGCCGGGTTCACCTCGCTCCTGCGGAGGGCGAATCTTCCCCCGCCGAGCGAGGTCGTCTCCCGTCTTATTTTCTGGCTGGTCTGGATCGGCTTCATTCTGTTGGGGGTCAGCGCGCTCGGATTCCCGGTCCTGGAGGCGCAGATCGCCCGCTTCTTCGCCTACCTGCCGCAGCTTTTCATCGGCCTGCTTCTCTTCGTCATCGGGCTCGTCGTCGCCAATTTCGCGTCTCGCGCCGTCCTCCTCTCCCTGGTGAACGCCAACGTCCCGTCGGCGCGGCTTCTGAGCGTGCTGACCCGTCTTTTCGTCATTCTCCTCGCCGCGGCGATGGCGCTCGAGCAGATGGCGGTGGCGACGGGGGTCGTGGTGACCGCTTTTTCGATCGCCTTCGGCGCCGTGATGCTCGCCCTGGCGATCGCCTTCGGCCTGGGAGGACGGGATCTGGCGCGGCGCATCCTTGAAGAGCAGTTCACCGGCGAGCCGGTCGAGAAGGAAGATGAGATCTCGCCGCTTTGA
- a CDS encoding glycosyl transferase family 2, whose amino-acid sequence MATPLPIQDQAPTVPPPAPERTGADESLLPDDLLHRLIAVGEVDLLVGIPTLNHAGTVGQVVRAVQIGFVKYFPRERTALINLDGGSTDGTPEQVRAASIDDFRPLLSAQPLRTLHRITTPYPGSPGRDGALRTLLAAADLVRAKACAVVSGDLENITPEWIDALLRPVYKESFDLIAPLYQRHKFDGLLISNLIYPMVRAIYGHRIREPLGPEFGLSGRFARALLSKERDARTLSAHGIDLTITAAAATGGYRIGQSFLGPKVHASRRDEPSLPEALRKTVGALFEQVERDAAFWPGRQGSAPLPLFGFEYAMRLEPIRINKRRMLETFRTGVRELSSLFETILSQNTRQAILQRAGMDDKAFRYPDDLWVKTVYEFAAAFHRGVLHRPHLIQALTPLYLGRACSFVLENADAGSEEVGKRIEALCLEYERQKPGLIERWNIKQ is encoded by the coding sequence ATGGCCACCCCATTGCCGATTCAAGATCAAGCGCCGACCGTCCCCCCGCCGGCGCCGGAACGGACCGGGGCCGACGAGAGCCTCCTTCCGGACGATCTGCTTCACCGGCTGATCGCCGTCGGCGAGGTCGATCTTCTGGTCGGCATCCCGACGCTCAATCATGCCGGGACGGTCGGACAGGTGGTCCGGGCCGTCCAGATCGGGTTCGTGAAGTACTTCCCGAGAGAGCGAACCGCCCTGATCAACCTCGACGGCGGCTCGACCGACGGCACGCCGGAGCAGGTGCGGGCCGCCTCGATCGACGATTTTCGCCCGCTTCTCTCCGCGCAGCCGCTTCGGACGCTGCACCGGATCACCACCCCCTATCCCGGCTCTCCCGGAAGGGACGGGGCGCTGCGGACCCTCCTCGCCGCCGCCGACTTGGTCAGGGCCAAAGCCTGCGCCGTCGTCAGCGGCGATCTGGAGAACATCACCCCCGAGTGGATCGACGCGCTGCTCCGTCCGGTCTACAAGGAGTCGTTCGATCTGATCGCCCCCCTCTACCAGCGCCACAAATTCGACGGCCTCCTGATCAGCAATCTGATCTATCCGATGGTCCGGGCGATCTACGGGCATCGGATCCGGGAGCCGCTCGGACCCGAATTCGGCCTCTCCGGGCGCTTCGCCCGCGCGCTCCTCTCGAAAGAGCGCGACGCCCGGACCCTCTCCGCGCACGGCATCGATCTTACGATCACCGCCGCCGCGGCGACCGGGGGCTACCGGATCGGCCAGTCGTTCCTGGGACCGAAGGTTCACGCCTCGCGCCGGGACGAGCCGTCGCTGCCGGAGGCGCTCCGGAAGACGGTCGGCGCCCTCTTCGAGCAGGTGGAGCGCGACGCGGCGTTCTGGCCCGGGCGGCAGGGCTCCGCGCCGCTGCCGCTCTTCGGATTCGAATACGCGATGCGGCTGGAGCCGATCCGAATCAACAAGCGCCGGATGCTCGAGACCTTCCGGACCGGCGTGCGGGAGCTGTCGTCTCTCTTTGAAACGATCCTCTCTCAGAACACACGGCAGGCGATCCTGCAGCGGGCTGGGATGGACGACAAAGCGTTTCGCTATCCGGACGACCTCTGGGTGAAAACGGTCTATGAGTTCGCCGCCGCGTTCCACCGGGGGGTCCTTCACCGGCCTCATTTGATTCAGGCGCTTACCCCGCTTTATCTCGGAAGGGCCTGCTCCTTCGTCCTGGAGAACGCCGACGCCGGCTCGGAGGAGGTGGGGAAGCGGATTGAAGCGCTCTGCCTGGAATACGAGCGGCAGAAACCGGGCCTGATCGAACGATGGAACATCAAACAGTGA